GATGGAAAAATTCAACTCAAAGAAGTGCCAGCAGGCAcatatttaatgaaagaagaatCTCATAAAGTATGCAATTAATTCAATTGAGTTATATCTTCCATTtacttgataaaatataatatagcgaaatatttcctttctttttctaggaTGTTGCacttgtatatgtattatctgGTTCTCTCATAGTTAGTCAACGTGTTCCGGAAGGACGTGATACAGGTCAAGAAGTTCATATGTTTAGTGCACATCAAGGAGAAATAGTTGGAGGTTTAGCGGTATTGACTGGAGAACCTTCTTTTTATACAATCAGAGCGAAACATCCTAGTCGAATTGCATTGCTTAGCAAATCCACTTTTTTTGCTATCATGCGTGAACAACCTACTATTGTATTGCACGTAGCTCATACTGTCGTTAGACGACTAAGTCCTTTCGTGAGACaggtatgtataaaatttctcataattatttccaatgtaaaattaaatttaatttttttaataataaattattttcaatgatattctTATCTTAGGTGGATTTTGCTTTGGATTGGCTGTTTCTTGAAAGTGGAAGAGCCGTGTATCGTCAAGGAGATGAATCGGATTCAACTTTTATAGTCTTAAGCGGACGACTAAGATCTGtaattacttataaaaatggaaaaaaagaacttgtCGCAGAATATGGAAAAGGAGATTTAGTGGGTATCGTAGAAATGGTCACACAGACTCCTAGATCTACTACTGTTATGGCAGTTCGAGATTCTGAATTGGCAAAACTACCTGAAGgtttatttaatgtaattaaattacgATATCCCATTGTTGTTACAAGGCTTATAAATTTACTTGGTCATCGAATATTGGGTACATGGCAACAAGCGCATACTAAAAATGGTAGCAATGATACACAGTAAGTAATCagatatatatgattaatatatcaatgttacatttttttaatataaatgttataattcttataatttaacactatatacatttaaatattatatatagacgAGCAGCTGCAACAGTTGATGCAAGACCAGCACAAGTAAACTTCTCGACAGTAGCTATAGTTCCTGTATCAGACGATGTTCCTTTAACTGCATTTACATAtgaattatatcattcattgtGTGCTATTGGACCTTGTCTACGACTCACCTCAGATGTTGTTCGGAAGGTACTTGATAATTATACAagactatttttctttatacgtaTTCTAGATCAAATAATTTCAGTATATAATCaaagtacttatatatacacagaccTTAGGTACCACAATTATGGAACCTATGAATGAATATAGATTAACATCATGGCTAGCCCAACAAGAGGATCAACatcgaatttctttatatcagTGTGATTCAACGTATACATTATGGACTCAAAGATGTGTACGACAAGCAGACTGTATATTGATAGTAGGTTTAGGTGATCGTCCTCCATCTATAGGACGTACTGAACGTGAGGTAGAACGTTTAGTCATGCGTACACAAAAGGAGTTAGTACTTTTACATAAAGAACAAAGTGGACAGCGGCCTACAAATACTGTACAGTGGTTAAACATGAGATCATGGGTCTCCAGTCATCATCACATTCAGTGTCCTAAACGAATGTTTACTAGGAGATCTCAATATagaattgtaattattttgttgtcttgtttttatcttcttgctttttctttttcttttttctttttcttataacaaatcttttattaatcataaataagttatatactattgaaaatatatttttctttcagaatGAATTATATTCAAAAGTATTAATGTCTGAGCCAAACGTACATAGCGATTTTAGTAGATTAGCACGTTGGTTGACAGGTACCTCGGTTGGTTTAGTACTTGGTGGAGGAGGTGCTAGAGGTGCGGCACATGTTGGAATGCTTAAAGCTATTATAGAAGCTGGAATTCCAATAGATATGGTCGGTGGAGTTAGTATTGGTGCCTTTATGGGTGCATTGTGGtgtatggaaaaaaatataacaacgaCAACACAAAAGGCTCGTGAATGGTCTAAggtaataatatagaaataatatagaaaaatattttatattttatggaattattaacaaattaactttattgttattttatattttatgttatagaAAATGACTCAATGGTGGAGACAAATTTTGGACTTAACGTATCCTATGACATCAATGTTCTCCGgcaaagattttaataaaactattCAAACAACTTTTGGAGATACTTATATAGAAGATCTATGGCTTCCATTTTTCACAATCACTACTGATATTACTGATTCCTGTatgcgcacacatacacatggtTTGTATTTaaacatagatatattaaaaattttaaatgataatttttagttaaataatcCTGTCTAATTCAAAGTATCATTCTTCTGTGATACATAGATTTGTTTTTAGATCTGCTTAtagcatttattttttttactctttctctctctctctctctctctctctctttctctctctctctctctctctctctctctctctctctctctctctctctctctctctctctctctctctctggcgcgtgtatatatacatatatatatatatacacgcgccacatacacacacactttatCTTTggctacacacacacagtgtatgtatagaatattatatgtaacaaattttcttgatTAGGGGAGTGagcttttttaataattattgttgacGTACTCTCCGTTTTATCGCTTTTGATGAATTATAAATTGGCAAATgtattgtttcatttattctaattgaaaatataacgtATTTATCATCATTGATATCTTCCTGTATACTCCTATTTAAATGATGACGAAGAGTTTAAAATTTGCTTGATACtgcaaatttgtttctttgaaaattatattctattataaaagattacaGGAAGATTTTAGTtcgtacaaattaaaaatgtaaaaaaaaaaagaaataattcgtcGTGTTTAGGATCGCTGTGGCGTTACATTCGGGCTTCGATGTCGTTATCTGGTTATATGCCACCCATGTGTGATCCTGTTGATGGCCATCTCCTACTCGACGGCGGGTACGTCAATAACCTTCCAggtaatatttgaataatataactaaatttgtttatgtaaaaacgtataaatttacttttatataaagcttctatacaaataagaaaagtaaataattttatcattgataaaaatttacaaatgcTTCTACTTGAtgatatatagatttaaagtaaatttacttcgtttttacataaaacatttttctaatccatacttgtatgtacatatttctagtacatacatgcatacttGCGTGACCATATTCTCAATAACGCTcggttgaaaaaaatatttcttaaattcgTGTAGTTATATTTGATTTGGTAacatagataaaagaaattacaaacaACATTATAAGCTCACTCCCGTTGATAAAAGATGCATTTATCAAATTCTGAATAGCTAAGTCAACTCAGGTTTACTATGGAGATACATTCGAGCCAGTATGACTATTGCTGGTGTCTTTCCTCCTATTTGCGATCCTCTTGATGGGCATCTTTTGGTCGACGGGTGTTATGTTAATAACGTGCCAGGTATTATCTCTACAAAAGCGTGTTAAAAGTGatgcttatattttattatgtttacaTACTATCAAAATCAATTTTGTCTGTTTTTATTTAAGCTGATGAAATGTTGAGGCAAGGAGCTCATCACATTTTGGCTATCGATGTTGGATCACAAGATGACACCGATTTAACAAACTATGGTGATTCTTTGTCTGGGTGGTGGTTATTGTGGAAACGTTGGAATCCATTTGCAACAGCAGTCAAAGTTCCTAATCTGCCAGATATCCAATCACGATTAGCATATGTTAGTTGTGTCAGACAATTGGAAGAAGTCAAGAATTCTGATTATTGTGAATATATTAGACCTCCAATCGATAAATTCAAGACCCTTCAATTTACCAATTTTGATGAAATCAAAGAAGTTGGATACCAACatggtaaaaatatattttgtatgaaTTAAAGCTCttgtataatatgtacattttatatacattcatcTCTATGCAGGAAAAACATATTTTGAAGGACAATCTAAAGCAGGAGTTCTTCCAAGATTTAACGCTGATAGAGAAAATGCAAAAGCCTTACGAGAGAGGAATCAAGCTGAAAATCAACTATCGGTTTCTTCTTATACTTTTACCGATCTAGCACAAATGGTATGCAAAGTATCAAGAGGTAATCGATATGTAGATTTGGATATTGATTCTGACTCGGATGAAATGGAAGAATATGAAGCAGATTTAGAGGAAGATGCACAAGAAGTAGGCTACGCTTCTGAACCCACTGCCGGTATCTTAGATCAGGTTTgttctatttattaaaaaattgtaaatttatatataagattaaaatgtatatttaaacatatctatatatttatatatattatatataaatctaattaaataatatctataatataaaatctctTTCATAGAGTCCTGAAGATAATCGCCTTAGAAGAAGAACAGGTGTATCCCTCAGTTTATCAGATACAGAAGCAGAATCTGAATTAGAATATCAtccaaagatattttaaaataaattattagaaaaattttaatattccatTTCTAATGCTCATctattactaaaaaaaaattgtatgtaGCAGTTctgtttgttataaaaaattgttatcttatatatattcaagttttattgaaaataattgcgTTTATATTAAAGTACAAATAAATTGTCCACAAATAGTCATGCAAATGCTCTGTTATACACACTGTAAATGTATCACAATGCAAtgtattgatattatatagttataatacaattttaatatttctacacacacataggcagaatattttatttatatatatacattatatatatatatatatatatatattgtgtgtgtgtgtgtgcgcgcgcgcgcgcgcgcgcgcgtgtgtgtgtgtgtatgtgtatggtgtgtgtattaaaattttaaaatttgGTAGTCATTGTAAAATTAGGATCTAAAATTGCAAGAGTTGCACCTACTAAATGCAAAGATCCAGTTATAAGTACTTGAGTTTTATCTTTCCAAATAATAGTTTCGTCATTATGTATATGTTCCATcctaatatcatttaaaactTCCATTACATTGTTTGCAACAATTTTTACAACATGCGGAGACTGCTCTCCCCACATTTCACAATGCTTTTGACATTTCATCTTTTGTTCATCTATCACTTCAGCAGTTGTCAAATTATCTATATCTAGTATCCCAGCAACATTAggtacgaaataaattttatgaaattttatagttttcaaacgattcataaataaagataCATCGCGCTTTCCAGTCatgttaaaaatcaaatatcgtTTACCattattgttttctatttGATTATTAAACCAAGAAATACAACAATCCATACTTTCTAAAGTATGAGCACcatctaaataaaaatcaaataaagtaCCTCTTAAAATCTGTTGTCGACCTGGCCATATGCACGTAGATAATGCAGTTGCaatctttttaaatgatatatattttgtattggtttttttatttatcatttcttcttgttcatcattaatgtttttaatactcccttctatattattttcttgaaagttataatatttcttattacatatattattattaattgtcaaAAAATAGTTTGAATTAATTTGGGATTGCATCCAATAAACTGCCAATTGTATAGCTAAAGATGCATTTTGCTGTTGAATTTGACTAtataacgttttattatttaactggTCATTTTCCCATTCATAATACTGAAATGATGGTACAACGTGTAATGTGCATTGCCTCTCAAttgctctttcttttaaaatttctaaagCTTCCTTTTTTTGAGGGACAGTAAATGCAATTGTATTTGGCTTGAAAATCCCAGATTTTTGATATGCTATTTCTTCTATTGTATTTCCTAGCAAAGAAGTATGATCTAATCCTAAACTTGTTATACCTACACATACAggattttttacaatattagtACAATCATATTCACCACCAATTCCAACTTCTATAATTGCTACgtcgatattttcatataaaaatacattgaaCATTAAAACAgtaagaaatttaaaatacattGGTATGTCTGACTCAAATTCCTTTGCattatctaatttattatatactttccaAAAATAATAAGCAAAATCTGTTTCATTTATTGGAGAGCCATTTATCCTTAATCGTTCTCTAACAGTAATTAAATGAGGTGAACTAAAAAAACCTGTTCTAAATC
This genomic window from Vespula vulgaris chromosome 17, iyVesVulg1.1, whole genome shotgun sequence contains:
- the LOC127070014 gene encoding folylpolyglutamate synthase, mitochondrial-like isoform X2; this encodes MHIRHCACIKENYKDAIKKLNDLQSNSNYLEIVANNSKMNFAKLEDTEKYLIRSGINLDQLNNLSIIHVAGTKGKGSVCAFVEAILQIHGFRTGFFSSPHLITVRERLRINGSPINETDFAYYFWKVYNKLDNAKEFESDIPMYFKFLTVLMFNVFLYENIDVAIIEVGIGGEYDCTNIVKNPVCVGITSLGLDHTSLLGNTIEEIAYQKSGIFKPNTIAFTVPQKKEALEILKERAIERQCTLHVVPSFQYYEWENDQLNNKTLYSQIQQQNASLAIQLAVYWMQSQINSNYFLTINNNICNKKYYNFQENNIEGSIKNINDEQEEMINKKTNTKYISFKKIATALSTCIWPGRQQILRGTLFDFYLDGAHTLESMDCCISWFNNQIENNNGKRYLIFNMTGKRDVSLFMNRLKTIKFHKIYFVPNVAGILDIDNLTTAEVIDEQKMKCQKHCEMWGEQSPHVVKIVANNVMEVLNDIRMEHIHNDETIIWKDKTQVLITGSLHLVGATLAILDPNFTMTTKF
- the LOC127070014 gene encoding folylpolyglutamate synthase, mitochondrial-like isoform X1, which codes for MNSQIFTLLQKISKNMHIRHCACIKENYKDAIKKLNDLQSNSNYLEIVANNSKMNFAKLEDTEKYLIRSGINLDQLNNLSIIHVAGTKGKGSVCAFVEAILQIHGFRTGFFSSPHLITVRERLRINGSPINETDFAYYFWKVYNKLDNAKEFESDIPMYFKFLTVLMFNVFLYENIDVAIIEVGIGGEYDCTNIVKNPVCVGITSLGLDHTSLLGNTIEEIAYQKSGIFKPNTIAFTVPQKKEALEILKERAIERQCTLHVVPSFQYYEWENDQLNNKTLYSQIQQQNASLAIQLAVYWMQSQINSNYFLTINNNICNKKYYNFQENNIEGSIKNINDEQEEMINKKTNTKYISFKKIATALSTCIWPGRQQILRGTLFDFYLDGAHTLESMDCCISWFNNQIENNNGKRYLIFNMTGKRDVSLFMNRLKTIKFHKIYFVPNVAGILDIDNLTTAEVIDEQKMKCQKHCEMWGEQSPHVVKIVANNVMEVLNDIRMEHIHNDETIIWKDKTQVLITGSLHLVGATLAILDPNFTMTTKF
- the LOC127070014 gene encoding folylpolyglutamate synthase, mitochondrial-like isoform X3, with the protein product MNSQIFTLLQKISKNMHIRHCACIKENYKDAIKKLNDLQSNSNYLEIVANNSKMNFAKLEDTEKYLIRSGINLDQLNNLSIIHVAGTKGKGSVCAFVEAILQIHGFRTGFFSSPHLITVRERLRINGSPINETDFAYYFWKVYNKLDNAKEFESDIPMYFKFLTVLMFNVFLYENIDVAIIEVGIGGEYDCTNIVKNPVCVGITSLGLDHTSLLGNTIEEIAYQKSGIFKPNTIAFTVPQKKEALEILKERAIERQCTLHVVPSFQYYEWENDQLNNKTLYSQIQQQNASLAIQLAVYWMQSQINSNYFLTINNNICNKKYYNFQENNIEGSIKNINDEQEEMINKKTNTKYISFKKIATALSTCIWPGRQQILRDIDNLTTAEVIDEQKMKCQKHCEMWGEQSPHVVKIVANNVMEVLNDIRMEHIHNDETIIWKDKTQVLITGSLHLVGATLAILDPNFTMTTKF